A window of the Diabrotica undecimpunctata isolate CICGRU chromosome 1, icDiaUnde3, whole genome shotgun sequence genome harbors these coding sequences:
- the LOC140432314 gene encoding uncharacterized protein has translation MAVLVDTYRRLSCKRMIIFLNIWFVRQCISHQVTPTFAKVKTSKNVPDKEKQILEKKILKRELKKHYTKLHHINVNLKITYDQILQQHPWFLVNDSFNNIEDEVSRLQSTKKRNLTNKLNRLILQKQQRSTSTLLHKFSDHQFHPRVLNLSNTNFSEDELYFLGLGLKFSCQNFRLSDSVLGGFAVELDTLIEGMTNNADTKQYLRNSCISLLQQQQCKYKRNFHRNHHNFKKQKDLLKSIKQKIDRDSLVLSKADKGNCVVILEQTQYIEKVESFLSDNSFVVLEKNPLNTFINKTKAMVKLFNDTITKYNNRKLIVSNPITPRLYGLPKIHKHNCPIRPVVSFCNTPVSILSEFIYNTIQSITNFKPKFSIKNYLDLIERLNNIRIEEGFYLVSFDVSNLFTSVPRDETLPLVHNLLDNCNISAKDKDAILTILKFCLDQDFFQFNQKIYKQPTGLAMGSPLSPFLADIFLDSLEQKFVNNNNKIVFWSRYVDDCIALIQGTQDDELLECLQNLSEDESVAELSDEDVSDNKVDEYVPNTVDQGHSSGSDSEGEVEIEVMPSTSASTSNADFNTSSEMITNQARGIRRSNLENFSIDTIGWELLDNNASTPGRRTSQNVLKEAAGPTPHAKRSVIRDSAASAWRLLIDECILRNIKSCTVAEGRRKLKDENWQISIKEIKAFISLLYARGAYMARNVSIKMLWSADVESKYLLNGFPYLGKDEQRPANQLLGEHVVSRLMEPFINKGRNVTTDNFFTSIKLAKELRKKATSIVGTINRTRNDIPPSVKSEKMELYKTKIFKHEDLTLTAYQGKVNKNVLVLSSLHSNDIKMGTDKKKKPETIIFYNQTNTK, from the exons ACTTATAGAAGACTATCCTGCAAGAGAATGATCATATTCTTGAACATTTGGTTCGTTAGACAGTGCATTTCACATCAAGTCACTCCTACTTTTGCTAAGgtcaaaacatcaaaaaatgtacccgataaagaaaaacagattttgGAGAAAAAGATCCTGAAAAGAGAACTTAAGAAGCACTATACCAAACTTCACCATATTAACgtcaatcttaaaattacttaTGATCAAATTTTGCAACAACATCCTTGGTTTCTAGTCAACGACTCCTTTAACAACATAGAAGATGAGGTCTCTCGCTTACAATCCACCAAGAAGAGAAATCTTACCAACAAATTAAACCGTTTGATTTTGCAAAAACAACAGAGAAGCACCTCAACACTTTTGCATAAGTTTTCAGATCATCAATTTCATCCTAGAGTCTTAAATCTAAGTAACACTAACTTTTCAGAGGATGAACTGTATTTTTTAGGATTAGGCCTTAAGTTTTCTTGTCAGAATTTTAGGTTAAGTGACTCAGTGCTGGGAGGATTTGCGGTAGAGCTGGACACTCTAATAGAAGGtatgactaacaatgctgatactaaacaatatttgagaaactcttgcattagcttacttcaacaacaacaatgtaagtacaaacgcaattttcatagaaatcaccataattttaaaaaacaaaaggatttgctaaaatcaattaaacaaaaaattgatagagattctcttgtactcagcaaggctgataagggtaattgtgttgtaatcttagaacaaactcaatacatagagaaagtagaatcttttctttcagataacagttttgtagttttggaaaaaaatccacttaacacctttattaataaaacaaaagcaatggtcaaattgtttaatgatactattactaaatataacaacagaaagttaattgtatctaatcctataacacctaggttatatggacttcctaaaatccataaacacaattgtcccataaggccggtagtaagtttttgtaatactccagtttctattttatcagagtttatttacaacacaattcagtctatcactaattttaaacctaagttctccatcaaaaattatttagatctaatagaacggttaaataacattaggatagaagagggtttttatttagtttcttttgatgtttccaatctgtttacttctgtaccaagagatgaaacattacctttagtacacaatcttctagacaattgcaacatatcagcaaaagacaaagatgctatcttaactatacttaaattctgtctggatcaggacttctttcaattcaatcaaaaaatatacaaacaaccaacaggtttagcaatgggatctccactatcaccttttctggctgacattttcttagacagcttagaacagaagtttgttaacaacaacaacaaaatagttttttggtcaaggtatgttgatgattgtatagctctcatacagggaacccaggatgat GAGCTATTAGAGTGTCTACAGAATTTGTCAGAAGATGAATCTGTAGCAGAGTTATCTGATGAAGATGTATCCGATAATAAAGTTGACGAGTATGTGCCTAATACAGTTGATCAAGGACATTCATCGGGCAGTGATTCTGAAGGTGAAGTTGAGATTGAGGTGATGCCCAGTACTTCTGCTTCAACTTCGAATGCAGACTTCAATACATCTTCAGAAATGATAACCAACCAGGCAAGAGGAATTCGCAGAAGCAATTTAGAGAATTTTTCCATAGATACCATAGGATGGGAGTTACTTGACAACAATGCTAGTACACCAG GAAGGCGTACCAGTCAAAATGTTCTAAAGGAAGCTGCTGGACCAACCCCTCATGCTAAGAGAAGCGTTATTAGAGATTCTGCAGCTAGTGCATGGCGGCTATTGATTGATGAATGCATACTCCGTAACATAAAATCATGTACTGTTGCTGAAGGTAGAAGAAAACTCAAAGATGAAAATTGGCAAATTTCTATTAAAGAAATCAAAGCATTTATATCCTTACTGTATGCTAGGGGAGCTTATATGGCACGAAATGTTAGCATAAAGATGCTGTGGTCTG CTGATGTCGAGTCCAAATATTTGTTGAACGGATTTCCTTACCTAGGGAAAGATGAACAACGACCAGCCAATCAACTTCTGGGGGAACATGTTGTTAGCCGTCTAATGGAACCATTTATAAATAAAGGAAGAAATGTCACGACAGATAATTTCTTTACGTCAATAAAGTTGGCAAAAGAATTACGAAAGAAGGCTACCAGCATTGTTGGAACAATCAACCGAACAAGAAATGATATTCCACCGTCAGTAAAAAGTGAAAAGATGGaattgtacaaaacaaaaattttcaaacacgaAGACTTGACGCTAACGGCGTACCAGGGAAAAGTCAACAAAAATGTTCTAGTGCTGAGTTCTTTACACTCGAATGATATTAAAATGGgcacagataaaaagaaaaaaccggAAACCATCATCTTCTACAACCAGACAAATACGAAGTAG